One region of Quercus lobata isolate SW786 chromosome 2, ValleyOak3.0 Primary Assembly, whole genome shotgun sequence genomic DNA includes:
- the LOC115974609 gene encoding serine/threonine-protein kinase BSK1-like, whose product MGCCESSFFKGPNRRHSEDKNHYHRHHHNNNNNNSNNDNSNNLYSHSATPPLNGNDAVVSAVSGAPGFSEFSLSDLRAATNNFSSDYIVSESGEKASNVVYKGRLQNHNQRRWIAVKKFTKQAWPDPKQFAEEAWGVGKLRHKRLANLIGYCCDGDERLLVAEYMPNDTLAKHLFHWENQTIEWAMRLRVALYIAEALDYCNTEGRPLYHDLNAYRVLFDENGDPRLSCFGLMKNSRDGKSYSTNLAYTPPEYLRNGRVTPESVIFSFGTVLLDLLSGKHIPPSHALDMIRGKNILLLMDSHLEGNFSTEEATVVFDLASRCLQYEPRERPNTKDLVATLAPLQNKPDVQSYVMLGIPKHEDAPPTPQHPLSPMGDACSRMDLTAIHQILVTTHYKDDEGTNELSFQEWTQQMRDMLEARKRGDLAFRDRDFKAAIDCYSQFIDVGTMVSPTVYARRSLCHLMCDQPDAALRDAMQAQCVYPDWSTAFYMQAVALAKLDMHKDAADMLNEAAALEEKKQRGGRGS is encoded by the exons ATGGGCTGTTGCGAATCGTCCTTCTTCAAAGGACCTAATCGTCGTCATTCTGAAGACAAAAACCACTACCAtcgccaccaccacaacaacaacaacaacaacagcaacaacgaTAACAGCAATAACCTCTACAGTCATTCCGCTACTCCGCCTCTCAACGGCAACGACGCCGTCGTCTCCGCCGTGTCCGGCGCTCCTGGCTTCTCCGAGTTCTCACTCTCCGACCTCAGAGCCGCCACCAACAACTTCAGCTCCGACTACATCGTCTCCGAGAGCGGCGAGAAAGCCTCCAATGTCGTCTACAAAGGCCGCCTCCAAAACCACAACCAACGCCGCTGGATCGCCGTCAAGAAATTCACCAAGCAAGCTTGGCCTGACCCCAAGCAGTTCGCC gAGGAAGCTTGGGGAGTTGGGAAGCTGAGGCACAAGAGGCTAGCGAATTTGATAGGGTATTGTTGCGACGGCGATGAGAGACTACTTGTGGCGGAGTATATGCCCAATGATACCCTAGCTAAACATCTATTTCACT GGGAGAATCAGACCATTGAGTGGGCTATGCGTTTAAGAGTTGCGTTGTACATTGCAGAAGCGTTAGATTATTGTAATACTGAAGGCCGTCCATTATACCATGACTTGAATGCATATAGAGTTCTCTTCGATGAG AATGGGGATCCTCGACTTTCATGTTTTGGCTTGATGAAAAATAGTAGGGATGGAAAGAGTTACAGCACAAATCTTGCATATACACCTCCCGAGTATCTAAGAAATG GTAGGGTGACTCCGGAAAGTGTTATCTTCAGCTTTGGGACTGTCCTATTGGATCTTCTCAGTGGAAAGCACATTCCTCCAAGTCAT GCTCTCGATATGATACGGGGCAAAAACATTCTTCTCCTCATGGATTCACATTTGGAGGGTAATTTTTCAACTGAAGAGGCAACTGTGGTTTTTGATCTTGCTTCACGGTGCTTGCAATATGAGCCGAGAGAACGGCCAAATACTAAGGATCTTGTTGCAACACTTGCACCACTACAAAATAAACCTGAT GTTCAATCTTATGTGATGCTGGGAATCCCAAAGCATGAGGATGCCCCTCCTACCCCACAACACCCTCTTTCCCCAATGGGTGACGCCTGTTCAAGGATGGACCTTACAGCTATCCATCAGATCTTGGTCACGACACACTACAAAGATGATGAAGGAACCAATGAG TTGTCTTTCCAAGAATGGACCCAGCAAATGAGAGATATGTTGGAGGCAAGAAAGCGTGGGGACTTGGCATTTCGTGATCGAGATTTTAAAGCTGCTATAGACTGTTATTCTCAG TTCATAGATGTGGGAACCATGGTTTCACCAACTGTGTATGCACGAAGAAGTCTTTGCCATCTCATGTGTGATCAACCAGATGCTGCCCTTCGAGATGCCATGCAAGCACAATGTGTCTACCCTGATTGGTCCACAGCATTTTATATGCAGGCAGTAGCTCTTGCCAAGCTCGATATGCACAAGGATGCAGCTGACATGTTGAATGAGGCTGCTGCACTTGAAGAAAAGAAGCAACGGGGTGGCAGAGGGTCTTAA
- the LOC115974608 gene encoding ATP-dependent zinc metalloprotease FTSH, chloroplastic, producing the protein MASTITNPLLSSHFFGTKILVSPPTPKTITKSPLPFHPISKRKYLITQNILNKKPNSSQPLKSLPSKATLAALIFSTLTPQPQALALDNPTPPQPPPVIEAQPTKPSLTNPSPFSQNLLLTAPKPQTQNTSDIPDGSQWRYSEFLNAVKKGKVERVRFSKDGSALQLTAIDGRRASVIVPNDPDLIDILAMNGVDISVSEGDSGNGLFSFIGNLIFPVLAFAGLFLLFRRAQGGPGGPGGLGGPMDFGRSKSKFQEVPETGVTFSDVAGADQAKLELQEVVDFLKNPDKYTALGAKIPKGCLLVGPPGTGKTLLARAVAGEAGVPFFSCAASEFVELFVGVGASRVRDLFEKAKSKAPCIVFIDEIDAVGRQRGAGLGGGNDEREQTINQLLTEMDGFSGNSGVIVLAATNRPDVLDAALLRPGRFDRQVTVDRPDVAGRVKILQVHSRGKALAKDVDFDKIARRTPGFTGADLQNLMNEAAILAARRDLKEISKDEISDALERIIAGPEKKNAVVSDEKKKLVAYHEAGHALVGALMPEYDPVAKISIIPRGQAGGLTFFAPSEERLESGLYSRSYLENQMAVALGGRVAEEVIFGDENVTTGASNDFMQVSRVARQMVERFGFSKKIGQVAIGGPGGNPFLGQQMSSQKDYSMATADIVDAEVRELVEKAYSRATHIITTHIDILHKLAQLLIEKETVDGEEFMSLFIDGKAELYVA; encoded by the exons ATGGCTTCCACCATCACCAATCCTTTGCTTTCTTCACACTTCTTTGGGACTAAAATCTTGGTCTCTCCTCCAACCCCAAAAACCATCACCAAATCACCACTTCCATTCCATCCCATCTCCAAAAGAAAGTATCTAATTACTCAAaatattctcaacaaaaaaccCAATTCTTCACAACCCTTAAAATCTCTACCATCCAAAGCTACCTTAGCTGCTCTTATCTTCTCTACTCTCACTCCACAACCACAAGCTCTAGCTCTAGACAATCCCACACCACCTCAACCCCCACCTGTAATTGAAGCCCAACCCACCAAACCCAGTCTCACAAATCCCTCACCTTTCTCACAAAACCTTCTTCTCACAGCCCCGAAGCCTCAAACCCAGAACACTTCTGACATCCCTGATGGTAGTCAATGGAGATACAGCGAGTTTTTGAATGCAGTGAAGAAAGGGAAAGTGGAAAGAGTCAGATTCAGCAAAGACGGTTCTGCCCTTCAGCTCACCGCCATCGATGGCCGCCGAGCCTCCGTGATTGTCCCCAACGACCCGGACCTTATCGACATTTTAGCAATGAACGGCGTCGATATTTCGGTCTCAGAGGGTGACTCTGGCAACGGGTTGTTCAGTTTCATCGGTAATCTTATATTCCCAGTTCTTGCTTTTGCTGGACTTTTCCTTCTCTTCCGCAGAGCTCAAGGTGGGCCCGGCGGACCTGGTGGGCTCGGTGGCCCAATGGACTTTGGAAGATCCAAATCAAAGTTCCAAGAAGTCCCAGAAACCGGTGTTACATTCTCCGATGTTGCTGGTGCTGACCAAGCTAAACTGGAATTGCAAGAAGTTGTTGATTTCTTGAAAAACCCAGATAAGTACACAGCTCTAGGAGCTAAAATACCAAAAGGGTGTTTGCTAGTTGGGCCTCCCGGTACAGGGAAGACCCTATTGGCTAGAGCAGTGGCCGGAGAAGCCGGCGTGCCGTTTTTCTCTTGTGCTGCTTCGGAGTTTGTGGAATTGTTTGTGGGAGTTGGGGCCTCGAGAGTGAGGGACTTGTTCGAGAAGGCAAAGTCGAAAGCACCCTGCATTGTGTTTATTGATGAGATTGATGCAGTGGGGAGGCAGAGAGGGGCAGGGCTTGGAGGTGGGAATGATGAGAGGGAGCAAACTATTAATCAGCTCTTGACTGAGATGGATGGATTTTCGGGTAATTCGGGTGTGATTGTGTTGGCTGCCACTAATAGACCGGATGTGCTTGATGCAGCTTTGTTGAGGCCTGGCAGGTTCGATAGGCAGGTCACTGTGGATAGGCCTGATGTTGCTGGTAGAGTTAAGATTCTTCAG GTGCACTCTAGAGGAAAGGCACTCGCAAAGGATGTGGACTTTGACAAGATTGCAAGAAGAACCCCAGGATTTACCGGGGCTGATTTGCAGAATCTGATGAATGAAGCGGCTATTCTTGCAGCCAGGCGTGACCTCAAGGAAATAAGCAAGGATGAGATATCTGATGCACTGGAAAGGATCATTGCTGGCCCAGAGAAGAAAAATGCTGTAGTCTCAGATGAGAAGAAGAAACTAGTTGCTTATCATG AGGCCGGGCATGCTCTAGTTGGTGCATTGATGCCTGAATATGATCCTGTGGCCAAGATATCCATTATTCCTCGTGGCCAAGCTGGTGGACTTACCTTTTTCGCTCCAAGTGAAGAGAGGCTTGAGTCTGGACTGTACAGTAGAAGTTACCTGGAGAATCAGATGGCTGTTGCCCTTGGTGGAAG AGTTGCTGAAGAGGTGATTTTTGGCGATGAGAATGTGACCACAGGAGCGTCGAATGACTTCATGCAAGTTTCACGAGTGGCGAGGCAGATGGTTGAAAGATTTggtttcagcaaaaaaattggGCAAGTTGCCATCGGTGGTCCTGGTGGAAATCCCTTTTTGGGTCAACAG ATGTCATCCCAGAAAGATTATTCTATGGCTACTGCTGATATAGTTGATGCAGAGGTTAGGGAACTGGTAGAGAAGGCATATTCAAGGGCGACGCATATCATAACAACCCACATTGACATCCTTCACAAGCTTGCTCAACTACTCATAGAGAAAGAAACTGTTGATGGGGAGGAATTCATGAGTCTCTTCATTGATGGAAAAGCCGAGTTATATGTGGCTTGA